A segment of the Vibrio sp. YMD68 genome:
ATCATTGCTTCCTTAATCTTATTGTTATCTGTCTTTTGGATCTAACGCATCGCGTAGACCATCACCAACGTAGTTGAAGCAAAATAGCGTCACTACCATGAATACCGCAGGGAATATCAGTTGCCAAATAGCCACTTCCATTGTCTGCGAACCTTCTTGTAGAAGCGCACCCCAACTTGTCATCGGCTCTTGCACACCAAGACCAAGGAATGAAAGGAATGATTCTGTCAAAATCATGCTTGGAATAAGCAGTGTTGAATAGACCGCAACAATACCCAATACGTTGGGAACGATATGACGAGTAATGATCTTCCAGTTACTTACGCCACAAACATGTGCTGCTTCGATAAACTCTTTACTGCGAAGGCTCAGTGTTTGGCCTCGAACAATACGTGCCATATCGAGCCAGGCGATCGCACCAATGGCAACAAATATCAGTACGATATTACGACCAAAAAAGGTGACTAGAACAATCACAAGGAACATGAAAGGAACCGCGTAAAGAATTTCTAAGATACGCATCATAATGCGGTCAGTACGACCACCAATGAAGCCCGATGTGGCACCGTAAAGTGTTCCAATGAGGACCGCGACAAACGCACCTAATACACCAACCATGAGGGAGATACGTCCACCAATCAGAGTACGAACATACAGGTCTCGCCCTAAGCTATCCGTACCAAACCAGTGAGAGGCACTTGGAGCGGCGTGCATGGCATACCAGTCCGTGTCGTCATACGCATACTGAGCGATCATCGGCAGAACAATAACAGCCAGCGTCATGATCATCAGCACAAACAAGCTCACCATGGCCGCTTTATTTCGCATAAAACGGATACGGGCGTCTTGCCATAAACTGCGACCTTCAATTTCAAGGTTTTCCGAGAACTTCTCGATCGCTTCTAGGTTCTTTTTCTTTGTTAACATAATCAACCTTCCTGCTAGTAGCGAATCTTCGGATCAATCATTGCTAATAAAATATCAACAATGGCATTGAATAAGATGAATAGGAAACCAATGAGAATTGTGACTCCCATTACTAGCGAATAATCACGGTTAAATGCGGCGTTAACAAACAATTTACCGATGCCAGGCAGACCAAAAATGGTTTCGATTACCACGGAACCCGTAATAATGCCGACAAAAGCTGGCCCCATGTACGAAACAACCGGCAACATTGCAGGCTTAAGTGCATGTTTAACGATGATGTATGGATAACTCAAACCTTTAGCGCGAGCTGTACGAATAAAGTTACTGTTCAATGTTTCGATCATCGAACCACGAGTGATACGAGCAAACGTCGCCACATACAGTAAAGACATGCCTACAACCGGCAATGCCATGTATTTAAACGAGCCGTCTAACCAACCACCAGCGGGGAACCAACCTAGGTTGATGGAAAAGATATAAATCAATGTAGGAGCAAGAACAAAAGAAGGCAACACCACGCCCAGCATGGCGGTAGACATGACCGTATAGTCAGCCCAGGTATTTTGTTTTAATGCTGCAAATGTCCCAACGGTGACCCCCATGACGAGAGTAAAAATAAACGCGAATAATCCCACTTTTGCCGAAACGGGTAAGGCAACAGAGATAAGTTCATTTACTGAGTAATCTAGATATTTAAATGATGGCCCAAAATCACCTTGAATGACGTTAGTCAAATACGTGGTGTACTGTTCAAAAACAGGTTTGTCGAGGCCATATTTAGCTTCGATATTAGCCATAACTTCTGGCGGAAGCGGACGCTCACTTGAGAATGGATTTCCCGGTGCGTAACGCATAAGAAAGAAAGATACCGTAATCAACACCAACATAGTTGGTATGGCTTCGAATATCCTTTTCGCGATGAATTTAAGCATAAGCTCACTCTTTCAGTCTGTGACAAAAAATTTCAATGTAAAAAATAGAAAATACGCTACACGTACTCATTGCAATAATGAGTACGTGTAGCATCGATCGTTATTATTTTTATATCAGCTTTGTTGACTACTTAGCTTTGATGTAAAGATCTTTTGAGTAGATTTTTTCTTCCGGGTTATTCACTGGGAAGCCACCGACTTGTGGATTCAGTAAACGTGCTTTCACGTACTGGTAGATCGGTGCGATTGGCATGTCTCGAGTCAGTAACTGCTCAGCTTCTAGGTACAGTGCCGTGCGCTCTTCTTCAGACGTTGACGTCAGTGCTTTTTCCATAACCGCATCGTATTCTTTACTGTCGTAGTGAATACCGCCAGTCGTGTTGGTGCTCTTCATCAGCGTTAGGAATGAAGATGCTTCATTGTAGTCGCCACACCAGCCAGCACGTGCAACTTCAAAGTTACCCGCGTCTTTTGTTGATAGGTACGTTTTCCACTCTTGGTTTTCTAGCGTAACATCAAGACCCAGTGTCTTCTTCCACATTGAACCAAGCGCAACAGCGATTTTCTTATGGTTTTCAGACGTGTTGTAAAGAAGAGAGAATTTCAGTGGATTGTCAGTGCCGAAACCAGCTTCAGAAAGAAGTTTTGCCGCTTCTGCATCACGCTCTTGTTGCGTCATTTTACCGTAAGCAGGAACTTCTGGGTTAAATCCAGCTGTGATTTCAGGTGTCAGGAAGTATGCAGGTTTCTGGCCTTGACCAAGAATCGCATCGGTTACGATGTTACGGTCGATAGCGTATGAAATCGCTTTACGAACTCGAACATCATCAAACGGTGCTTTCTTTGTGTTAAAGATGTAGTAGTAAGTACACAGGTTACCAGTAATAGACAGTGATTCTGCGTGCTCTTTTTCCAGACGACGGAAGTGCTCGTTTGGAATCTCGTAAGTCACATCCACTTCACCAGCTAGGAAACGGTTCATTTCTGCTACTTGGTTTTCAATCGGTAGGAAAGTCACTTTGTTTAACGTCGTATTCTCGTTATCCCAGTACTTTTCGTTACGTTTTAGAACTAAGCGCTCATTCACGACCCATTGATCAACAACGTATGCGCCGTTACCAACAAAGTTTTCAGGCTTAGTCCATTGGTCACCAAACTTTTCTACTGTCGCTTGGTGTACCGGTTTCGTCGTTGTGTGGCCAACCATCATCACGAAGTATGGGACAGCAGACTCAAGTTCAACCACGAGCGTATGATCATCGACAGCTTTAACACCGAGTGTGCTCTTGTCTTTTTTGCCTGCAACGATGTCTTTAGCGTTCGCCATCTTGGTGTATTCCATGTACCAAGCGTATGGAGACGCGGTATTTGGATCAACGGCACGCTGCCAGCTGAATACGAAGTCTTGCGCGGTGACCGGATCGCCATTTGACCATACGGCATCTTTGCGCAGGTTAAATGTGAATGTCTTGTTGTCTGTCGTTTCCCAAGTTTCAGCAATACCAGGAATGGTATTACCGTCAGCATCTTGGTTTACCAGACCTTCAAGAAGATCACGAATAACGTGAGATTCAGAAACACCCTGTGATTTGTGTGGGTCAATTGTCGCAACTTCTGCACCGTTACCACGAACGATCTCTTGCACATCAGCAAGTGTTGATTCGGTAACTTCAGGAAGTGTTGCTGGCGTAGCTGGCGTGGCTGCTTGTTTTTCTTCTGGCTTATCGCCACAACCAGTAAGCGCTAGAGAAAGGCCCGCACTGATGAAAAGCGCACGAGTGATTTTATTCTTGTACATGCATTAAACTCCAAGTTTTTATGTTGCATCCATGACTTCCTTGTAAGAACCCCTGTTTAGGTAGTGATTTAGATTTATTTTGCACAAAAAATGAGCATAAAAATCTAAAACCTTACAAAGATTGTGGCACACAGTAACAATCATCGAAGCGATTTACCATAAATTGACGTCAGAAAAACGTATAATTCTTCCAATAGCGATAGATGGTAGTTAAAAAAACTATCATTTTAGAGACTGACAGTGATTTTATATAGAAATGACTTAGCTAATAGACTATGGTACCGAAAATTCTAACCTGACACATTTTGACAGCATCTTATGCTAGAAAACTAAAAATAATTTAACATTTGAGCGCCAGTTGATCTAACACTAAGTCACAATTCACCAATACCCCGTGTCAATTTGTGAAGACTATCACCCTAAGTCGTCACGCTCGATTTCTACTTGATAAATCAAGCTTTGCACAAAATTGCATAGTGATGCAAAGTAAGCGAATTGATATGTTTGGTCGTTGCTTTTCTCTGGTGTCAAAAAACAAAAAAATCCCAAATGAATCAACATTTGGGATATTTGAATCATCCAGCGCTTAGCGGCATTGAAAGCTTTTATAACCACCGCGCTTTTTAGTTATTAAACTCTTCTACTCTTACACTCTTCTTTATATCTTCGCTTTTTTGTTATTTAGCTGGTCAATGACCGATGGGGGCGCAATTTTTGCGAGTTCAACCATGCACTCATCAGTCTTTTCATTTCCATAGCGGACATAGATATCACACACCGCATAAAGATGCTCTGGGGCCCCTGAAATCAAGTAAGCCGTCTCAAACGCTGTTGTCGCTTCATCGATGTTAAATGCTTCTTGTAATACACCGTATACATACCAGTAGTAACTATTAGACTTAGCCATCGTTGCTGCAATTTGACTCTCTTTTACCGCTGCCGCTTTATCCTCTAGCCGAACCAAAGTGAGTGACTTGGCGAAATGAAAATGGGCATTACTTGGTAGTGCTTCTATCGCTTGATCTAGAGTGTCAATCGCTTTTTCATCCATCCCTTGTGCACGATAGTTATCCGCCAGGCTTAACCGTACTTGTGGGTTGTTCGGTGCAGCTTGTTTTGATTGTAAATACTGCACTTCCGCCAATTCATATTGTTCGGTCCAGCGGTACACATCCGCCAGCAATAACTGAGACGCGTCATCAGCCTGGTCTTTTAAGTGTCCGATTAACTCGTTAGCCGGCTCAGAGAGTTGTTGTTGACTGGCTGCATCGAGAGTACTCCTATCTTTGAGTAGGCTGGCCGCAGCGGTTATACGCACTTGCTGAGTGTCATCGGTTAAAAGTGGTGACACTAAACTCCAACGATACTCTAAAGGATAAGGTTCCGCTCCGACGATCGCTGCTTCCCGGATCGCAGGACTGTCATCTTTTAATCCACGAGCAACGGCGACTAATCCGTTTTGACTTGGCGATGCTCCAAGAGATCTCAACGCCGCGACTCTAACCTCTTCTGTTTCTGTAATGTCTTGAGCTTGATAAGACCACTGAGACATCGGATCATTCGGTAGGCTTCGCTGTGCTTGCATCGGCTCAGCTTGAGGACTTAACAAAGCCCCCTGACCATTTGCGCTGCTCGTTGCTAACGTATTCGTTTCCAGGCTGCTTGCGCTGGCTGTATTGAGCATCAGCATTGACATGGCTAATATCATTGATGTTTTCATGATGTTGATCCTTAAAATTTGGTTTCGAAGCCAACACGTTTTTTCATTTGTTCGCGCAATACGGCATCACTGTATTTCCCGTGTTTAACAGGGTGTTTCGTTGCTCGAAGTATGTAGGCTATTGATTTATCAACATGCGAGAAAAATTTATACCAACCCGCGCATAAATAGTTGAGCCCGGGTTCGCCAGATTTAGTGCGGATAAAACGATTTTTCGGGCACTCTCCGTGACAAGCAAACTGATAATCACACGCCTGACACTGCGTCGTTAATGAGCGTGTTTTCGCGAAGCCAAATTTCTGCTGCTCTGGGCCATAAGCCATATCATCCAATTTCTGATGATGTATGTTGCCGATTTTGTATTCAGGGTACACGTAGTGATCACAGGTATAGACATCACCATTTGGCTCCATTGCAAGCCCTTTACCGCATAAGTCACTTAACGTACAAAGCGGGTTTCTGCGCCCCATCCACGTTTCAATACTCGCCTCAAAGTACTGAATAAAAACATTACCTATGTCTTTACGAGCCCACTCATCAAAGATGGTAATTAAGAAATTACCCCAAGCCAGATCAGAGACACACCAAGACTCAACAACGGAGTCTTTGCTCCCTGGAATAAGTCTTTTATCCCCTTGCTTAGGTTGATCATTAGGCTGCCAGGTTTGCGGAGCAGTATCACGGAACGTCTTTTGTTCAACAATGGGGATGAATTGCATCTGAGGGGACTTCACTTCATCTCTCAAGAAGCGATACACCTCAAGTGCGTTTTGACTGGTTAAGTTATTGACGCATGTTAACGTCGCAAAGCTCACTTTATGCTTGTGCAGCAATTCAACCGCCGCCATCACTTGCTTGAACGTTCCCTTACCCGCTTTATTGGTTCTATAGGTATTGTGAAGCATCTCTGGGCCGTCAATACTCAGACCTACAAGAAAATGATGCTTTGCTAAAAATTCACACCATTTATCGTTCAGCAAGATACCGTTAGTCTGTAAGTCGTTCGATATTTTAACGCCATCAGGCTGGTATTTCTTCTGAAACTCGACGATCTTTTCAAAGTATTCCAGACCAAGCATGGTCGGTTCACCACCCTGCCATGAAAAGATGATCTCCGGTGTATTTTGCGCGTCAATATAATTCTGGATATAGCTCTCAAGCATGGCTTCATCCATTTGAGGAGAGCACCCTTTTTTATACTCCAATAGGTCTTGCTTACTTAGGTAATAACAGTATGTGCAGTCAATATTACAGACAGCACCGATAGGTTTAGCCATGATATGTAATCGTTTTGACGCTTTACCGTTATATTGAGGACCTTGAGTAATATGCATTGTTTATTTACCTATCTTAATGTCTTGCCATAAGCATAACCGTGATCGATAGTTGTCGCTTGTTATACCCTTTATAACCATTTGTAATGGCAAAAAAACGCTATAATAGCGTCTCATACCGAACCTTTGAGACACCCAATGAAAATCTTTAATTACAGGCACTTATCAGCACTACTTGCGATCACATTCACCCTGTCAATAAGTGGTTGTGCAACTCAACCTCCGCACCCTATCGCTTTAGAGATTAATCAGGCGTTGGTTTTGGTCGAAGGCGGAACATTTACAATGGGCTCAAACCTTCCTAAAGCAACAAAAGCAGAACAACCCGCTCGGGATGTTACCGTGGACAGCTTCTACATAGCAAAGTTCGAAGTCACACAGGCACTGTTTGAATCGGTTATGGGATCATCTCACAGTTTCTTCCAAGATCCACAAGTTCCAGTCAATAATTTAAGCTGGCAACAAGCCAATTATTTTATTGACCAACTTAACGAGTTAACAGGTGAAAACTACCGTCTTCCAACCGAAGCTGAATGGGAATTTGCCGCTCAGGGCGGTATAAAGAGCCAGGGATACATCTACAGTGGCTCGAATAATGTTGACGATGTTGCATGGTATTCAGAAAACTCGAACAACCGAGCGCACCCAGTCGGACAAAAAATGCCTAATGAACTTGGCATATATGACATGACAGGCAATGTTGGAGAATTTGTCTCTGATGCCTTCGATGATACCTTTTATCGTTTCGGCCCAACTGATAACCCGCACAATGCTGAACATACT
Coding sequences within it:
- a CDS encoding ABC transporter substrate-binding protein, with amino-acid sequence MYKNKITRALFISAGLSLALTGCGDKPEEKQAATPATPATLPEVTESTLADVQEIVRGNGAEVATIDPHKSQGVSESHVIRDLLEGLVNQDADGNTIPGIAETWETTDNKTFTFNLRKDAVWSNGDPVTAQDFVFSWQRAVDPNTASPYAWYMEYTKMANAKDIVAGKKDKSTLGVKAVDDHTLVVELESAVPYFVMMVGHTTTKPVHQATVEKFGDQWTKPENFVGNGAYVVDQWVVNERLVLKRNEKYWDNENTTLNKVTFLPIENQVAEMNRFLAGEVDVTYEIPNEHFRRLEKEHAESLSITGNLCTYYYIFNTKKAPFDDVRVRKAISYAIDRNIVTDAILGQGQKPAYFLTPEITAGFNPEVPAYGKMTQQERDAEAAKLLSEAGFGTDNPLKFSLLYNTSENHKKIAVALGSMWKKTLGLDVTLENQEWKTYLSTKDAGNFEVARAGWCGDYNEASSFLTLMKSTNTTGGIHYDSKEYDAVMEKALTSTSEEERTALYLEAEQLLTRDMPIAPIYQYVKARLLNPQVGGFPVNNPEEKIYSKDLYIKAK
- the oppC gene encoding oligopeptide ABC transporter permease OppC, coding for MLTKKKNLEAIEKFSENLEIEGRSLWQDARIRFMRNKAAMVSLFVLMIMTLAVIVLPMIAQYAYDDTDWYAMHAAPSASHWFGTDSLGRDLYVRTLIGGRISLMVGVLGAFVAVLIGTLYGATSGFIGGRTDRIMMRILEILYAVPFMFLVIVLVTFFGRNIVLIFVAIGAIAWLDMARIVRGQTLSLRSKEFIEAAHVCGVSNWKIITRHIVPNVLGIVAVYSTLLIPSMILTESFLSFLGLGVQEPMTSWGALLQEGSQTMEVAIWQLIFPAVFMVVTLFCFNYVGDGLRDALDPKDR
- a CDS encoding SUMF1/EgtB/PvdO family nonheme iron enzyme, coding for MKIFNYRHLSALLAITFTLSISGCATQPPHPIALEINQALVLVEGGTFTMGSNLPKATKAEQPARDVTVDSFYIAKFEVTQALFESVMGSSHSFFQDPQVPVNNLSWQQANYFIDQLNELTGENYRLPTEAEWEFAAQGGIKSQGYIYSGSNNVDDVAWYSENSNNRAHPVGQKMPNELGIYDMTGNVGEFVSDAFDDTFYRFGPTDNPHNAEHTSLHLAHKSVRGGSFAYDADQSENYRRDFASQSIIMSDMGLRLAKDAK
- the oppB gene encoding oligopeptide ABC transporter permease OppB, whose amino-acid sequence is MLKFIAKRIFEAIPTMLVLITVSFFLMRYAPGNPFSSERPLPPEVMANIEAKYGLDKPVFEQYTTYLTNVIQGDFGPSFKYLDYSVNELISVALPVSAKVGLFAFIFTLVMGVTVGTFAALKQNTWADYTVMSTAMLGVVLPSFVLAPTLIYIFSINLGWFPAGGWLDGSFKYMALPVVGMSLLYVATFARITRGSMIETLNSNFIRTARAKGLSYPYIIVKHALKPAMLPVVSYMGPAFVGIITGSVVIETIFGLPGIGKLFVNAAFNRDYSLVMGVTILIGFLFILFNAIVDILLAMIDPKIRY
- a CDS encoding anaerobic sulfatase maturase; the protein is MHITQGPQYNGKASKRLHIMAKPIGAVCNIDCTYCYYLSKQDLLEYKKGCSPQMDEAMLESYIQNYIDAQNTPEIIFSWQGGEPTMLGLEYFEKIVEFQKKYQPDGVKISNDLQTNGILLNDKWCEFLAKHHFLVGLSIDGPEMLHNTYRTNKAGKGTFKQVMAAVELLHKHKVSFATLTCVNNLTSQNALEVYRFLRDEVKSPQMQFIPIVEQKTFRDTAPQTWQPNDQPKQGDKRLIPGSKDSVVESWCVSDLAWGNFLITIFDEWARKDIGNVFIQYFEASIETWMGRRNPLCTLSDLCGKGLAMEPNGDVYTCDHYVYPEYKIGNIHHQKLDDMAYGPEQQKFGFAKTRSLTTQCQACDYQFACHGECPKNRFIRTKSGEPGLNYLCAGWYKFFSHVDKSIAYILRATKHPVKHGKYSDAVLREQMKKRVGFETKF